In Cydia strobilella chromosome 6, ilCydStro3.1, whole genome shotgun sequence, one DNA window encodes the following:
- the LOC134741984 gene encoding ankyrin repeat and MYND domain-containing protein 2, whose product MEPKGEDNSVEKTIFDAIAQGDLDLFKNTLAQHKGNVDFFDENGMTALQHAAYKGNKDMVQLLLDRGADVNSGKHEYNYTALHFGALSGNSDVCKLLLDAGAKSTATNSVGRTASQMAAFVGNHHTVATINNFVPRAEVSYFSVPQGQQSEAYLPPFLVDPLHKFVLGVNIHPVRLALNLQHIPGLLENADKISKVLELMCKKEMTRGSDTNEVMAFKYHYLSYIVREIHNIRDKQKPAAEEKKHDIVEVFAKKLLKPGKDGISLDLMDTFLKDCVREFPYRECTTFHQMVSSLTSKDPPPALTVINCTINGQRGFVDAIPYCSTCGEEKPAKKCSKCKSVQYCDRECQRMHWFVHKKACNRESSAPTTTNAKVNIDAGELSAELQNLVAG is encoded by the exons ATGGAACCAAAAGGTGAAGACAATTCCGTTGAGAAAACTATCTTTGACGCTATCGCGCAAGGAGATTTAGATTTGTTCAAGAATACCTTGGCGCAACATAAAGGGAACGTCGATTTCTTCGACGAAAATGGCATGACCGCACTACAACACGCCGCTTATAAGGGTAACAAGGACATGGTGCAACTGTTGCTCGATAGG GGCGCGGACGTAAATTCTGGAAAGCACGAGTACAACTACACAGCGCTGCATTTTGGTGCCTTATCCGGTAATTCTGACGTTTGTAAGCTGCTACTTGACGCTGGTGCTAAATCGACCGCCACTAACTCCGTGGGGCGCACGGCCTCGCAAATGGCAGCATTCGTAGGGAACCACCACACTGTTGCCACCATCAACAACTTCGTGCCTCGCGCTGAAGTTTCCTACTTCTCTGTGCCGCAAGGACAGCAAAGTGAAGCCTATTTACCTCCCTTCTTGGTAGATCCTCTTCACAAATTTGTCTTGGGAGTCAATATTCACCCTGTGCGATTAGCCCTAAATCTACAACATATACCTGGCCTTCTAGAAAATGCTGATAAAATCAGTAAGGTCTTAGAACTAATGTGCAAAAAGGAGATGACTCGGGGCAGTGACACCAATGAGGTCATGGCATTTAAGTACCACTACCTCTCATACATTGTTCGTGAAATACACAACATCAGAGACAAGCAGAAACCGGCAGCAGAAGAGAAAAAGCATGATATTGTCGAAGTGTTTGCTAAGAAACTCTTGAAACCAGGAAAAGATGGAATTTCTCTTGACCTGATGGATACATTCCTTAAGGATTGTGTTAGGGAGTTCCCATACAGAGAGTGCACAACATTCCACCAAATGGTGTCCTCGTTGACAAGCAAAGACCCTCCTCCAGCATTGACCGTAATCAATTGCACTATCAACGGGCAAAGGGGCTTTGTTGACGCTATCCCCTACTGCAGTACATGTGGTGAGGAGAAGCCAGCCAAAAAGTGTTCTAAATGCAAGTCCGTGCAATACTGTGATCGAGAGTGCCAGCGTATGCACTGGTTTGTTCATAAAAAGGCCTGCAACAGGGAATCCAGTGCTCCCACTACAACCAATGCTAAAGTAAATATTGATGCTGGCGAGTTAAGTGCAGAGCTTCAAAACCTCGTAGCAGGATAG